DNA from Grus americana isolate bGruAme1 chromosome 6, bGruAme1.mat, whole genome shotgun sequence:
TGGCCTGCAGGGTGGTGGTGGTCAGGTCTACGTTGGTGGATTCCCATGCTGTGCTGGGGAATTGTCCCCTCTTCTTGGAAGTGCTGTCAGCTGCTGCCAAGACGCAAAGGTGCTGGGTCCGATGCTAAGGAAAGACTTGACTCACCGCATGGAAAACTAACGGCTAAAAGTGAACCAAATAACTAGATTCTGCCTTTGGCTATGGTGATATCAGGAATTCAGTGCTCCCTTTTAGTTGCAGTCCTGGGAAAAAGACACTGCAGCCCATCTCTTATCAGAGAACTACTGCTAAGTGGAGAAAAGCTGACAGCAAATATTTACTCTCGGATCGATTCTGTTTAAAGTGCAATGTTTGTAGCAGAGCTTGGACACAGGAAGGTCAGGTGTAGGATCAAGGCTGCGTTTATATAAAGACAGAGGAACGTGCAGTGGAAACCCTTGCTTAGAAAGGGAAAGGACCAACGGATTTTGGAAGGCACACTATGAGGATCTTAATTTTTGTCCTCACGTTGAGCGTTTTCTCGTGTTCAGGTAAGTTGCTCAGAATGGAGCCACGTCCTCTTCTTTACCGTGGTTTAGGGAAGAAAAGTACAAGACCGCGCTGAATTTCTGATGGAACTGTGCCTCCGCCTCAGGGTTTCCAGTGTACGACTACGAGCTCCCTGTCACAGAAGAGGCTCTCAATGCTTCCATTGCAAGGATCAATTCTCAGTCTTGGGGGACAAACCTGTACGGTGTTGTCAGGAGCCACGTCACAAGAGTAAGTGCGCAGACAACGGAGAGCCTTTACCTGGAATATGCTTTGCCGTGGTGGAAAATTCTTTTTCACCCAATTCTGGAAACCCAGATTTAGTTGGAGTTTTCTGATGTTGCTTGGAAGAGGGTGGGTTTGGGGCGTTATCTGCAGCTATGGCTTTAGGAACCTAAATATTCCTTGcatgttgttttttaattaaaaatactttaggAGTTTGAATTTTCTACTTTCCACCCCTAGAATAGAAATCTTTGAGGGATGTCTTGTAAGATTTTGTTCAAAACTGTTGGTTTTAAATGCTTCCAGCTAACTGCTTTGCTTTGGGCATGAAGTAACCTGATTCATCTGAAGGTCTCAGCTGAACATCTGCACTGCTACTTAAATGCCACCACAACTGCGTTGAGGATTCTTTCTCCAATCTGTATTTACATCATCTGTCTCTATGCAGCAATTCTGGCCTACTAGTGTCTAAATGCAGGCAGGAAACCCTTATCTGGTTTGATTTGTGTTGCTCAGAAATACATTGGATACCCAGAGTTAAGGAATTAAGCTTCTTAGTTTAAAGTTAGCATGTCCATGTACCTGAACATCCTCAGAACCATTCTCTTTCTATAGATGACGTGTATCAAGTCTTCTGCAAGAATGAATGATAAGATGACTTTTGGATTGatttaatttggggggggggaagtggtggaaagcagtggggtttttgctgtttgtcttttttgttgAGTCTCCCATCTTGATTAGACTCTGAGAAGGAAAGGTGAAAATCCTAATGTGTCAACAAAAGCAACCAAACTCTCTGAAGATTGCAGTGTAGCAACGCATGCTGCCCACTGAGGCACCTGAGCTGACAAGCAGTGACTATAAACTGCATTAATTCAATGGCTTTGCagttgtgtgattttttttctttccaagccaTGTGTTTGCAATAGACTTCCCAGGAGCCTAGCTATCCACAGCAGAGCTGTTAGCAGCCTGGTTCCCACAGAAGAGGGGGTAGCATGCAGGGGCAGGGCTTTGACAGCTATAGTCCCCCCCACAACCGACACTGAGCAGTAGGAGGATTTTGCAATGGCTGTGATGTTTCAAGTGAAACCCCTGTGGAAAGCTGTTCCATGTTGCTGTTACCAAATCTGCCTAAGAGTAACTCCTGAGCACAGTAAAACAGCCTTTCCACATGGAGTAATCCGCTCTAAGTTAGGCACTGGCCCATAACGCCCTTATGTCTTGCTGCTTCTTGACAAAGAAGCAAGGTTGCCAGATAGTCGGCATACAACAATGACAGGCACTGATTATACATTGTGTTGGTCGTCCTTTTACCAGGTTGACATGTGGAACAGCAACGCTTATAGGCTAGAGCTACAGTTCAGCATCCGTGAAACTGTGTGCACGAAAGCTTCAGGGAGAGACCCGTTCACGTGTGACTTCAAACTTGGGCCTTTCGTGGTAAGTGCCTCTGGTGTGAATGGGAAGCCCTTGCTCTGTGCAGGATGTTCTCGGGGCATGTTGAAACGCTGCTGGCGCAAGAGAGGATGCGTGTCTTGGAGCAGCATGTAGTGAAAGTGTCTGTGTGCTTTGGGACCAAATCCTGGAAGGAAAGTATGGCTTGTTTTCTACGATAAGAAGGTCGAAAGACTAAGGTTTGACCTGCTTTTGTCTATCGTGCACCTAGGTACCATATCATGGCTTATCTTCTTACATAGCGCAGATTCCTACTCCGTGCTGACAGTGCTAATCTTTCTCAGCTCTTCAACTCTCTTTTCAGCCTGAAATAAACACAGATCAGGCTCTTGATATAGCTCTTGCTGCGCTCTGATTCTTAGGTGACCAGCTTTGGTGTAAATACATCATCTTTGAATCCATACTTATCTGCGCGCAGTTATTTTTGACAAAACGTGGCTCCCGCTGCAAGCTTCTGAGTGGTTGTGTCCTAACTGTTTGCACAAGTCTTGCAAAGCATATGGAGTCGCTCCTGAGGCCCTGTGCGCAGTGATGCCGTACTGTGTGTCAGACTTCCACAGAGATTCTCTCTGGTTCTTTGTGCTGCTCCAAGCTgagctcttctctcctctttttcctctgtgaatggCTGCCAAACTTATCTGTCCTTCCTGGGACTTTAAGGAAGAGGAGAGACTCTGGGAAGGCACTGAAGAGACGGCACAAAGGCTTTTTGTGTAGCTTATGAGTCGTGCTACTACCTCAGGAGGTGGGGTAAGCGTCTCTGAGTATCACCACTCTGGAGCTAAGTAGTTTGTGTGCATGTAGATGAGACAACAAGGAACTGGCGGTTGTTGCTACGTTTTCTTTAAAGACGCAAGGGTTGGCTGCTGCGAAGTTATCACTGTATCCTAAACAGACACCGTCCTTCTTCTTGTTGGGGCAATATGGTACCAAAGATAGTGTGAGGATCTCTGTTTTCCAAACTTGGGTGTCAAGTTTGGCTGGAGCTTCTGTCAAATCGTAGAGACAACTTTAAAGGTAATTTAACTTCTAGAGCTGGAGCTACTATCGGCATAGCTCTGCACAGCTCTTCTGTTTGTGCTTGGTGATGCACAAGAATTTGcagattttcttctgcctctagCAGTCTCAAGATTTCTACAACTAATACGCAATAACTTGTGTATTAGCAAGTGGAGCAATAACTTGTGCGTAGTTGTATACTGCCAGAATATATTGGCCTGGCTGCAGTCAGCTCCAATAACTTGTTAGGTCTATAGTCTTGCTTgagtttcttccttttgaaatttgattttaaaatcccTGTACAGGTTCCCTCCCATCAGTGAAACTCCCATGAGAAGGTTTGCACAGTAGCTCGCTTTACGAGATTTGCTCTATTTTGATCTGTTACAGCCAACCGCTTTCTGCAGAAGTAGTGTGGAAGTCTCCGGTGAGTTGATCTCGAACGTTATCGTGCAGTGCCATCGTGGCACATCCAGCTCCGAATCGATGAGCAGCGAGGAGGTaaggagcaggaaaacagattttttgcTAGCTGGGGGAGTGAAAATTCCACTTATCCTCTTCCAAGAAGTCAGGTGTATATATATGAAGTGCAGCTCCTGTAGCAGTTAGAAGCTTTGATCAGAAACTTGAACATGGTTTGAAATCCAGCTGTCTCCTGTAATGCTTCATTTTCCATCAGCTGAGAGCTTTGACCTTGCTTGATGGATGCCGGGGGAGAGTGCGAATCTCTGCGGCAGTCTGGCACATCCACCAACTCCAACGCTCTCTCCTCGTTGACATATAGAGTATGTGCCTGGAGAAAGTGATTGGCACATCTTAGAAACAAATACCGGTGACTCTGGCTCTGTTACCAAACCCAGCTCTCAGCTGAGCATGTAATCACAGTATTGCTGAAGAACATTTGCTCTGCTGAGATTTGTGTTCCCTTTTTGAGCTCTTATTTGGTTTTTAAGGTGTGATTAAATGCTGACCCAACCTGTGAATTCCTGCTAGCTGTTTTCAAATCATGCTGGTGTCCGCTTTTTCCATGAACTAACACTTGTAACTGGGTGCCTGCAATTACAACACAGATCTACAGCGAGTGTTGTACTCGAGGATTATATGCAAGGAACAAAGATAGTTTCACCAGCAAGGTGCCAGAGGTCATGGACGGCTTTTACTTTTGGAAGATGCAAGTGACTAAATGAATAACTTGAAGCAAACAGGATTCTGTGTCACCTTCTTTTGGTTTGAATTGGCAAATTAGCTTGTAATTCAGTTTCAGTTGTTCAGAATCTCTATCGAGAGCTAGCTAGTGAGTGCACCACAGGAAGTCTTGATGTGCAGAGCAGAAAGACTGCGTGTGAAGTACTGAAATATGTAACGTAGTCTTGGATGTTCAGTCTGTCCTCTGTGGGTTAAGCATAACTCTTGTTTAATAGGGCATTCAGTATAAACACTTGCTTTTACAAGCAGACATCTTCCTGCAAGTCGTCTTTAACCATCACTTAAAATTCAGTACGGCTGCCAATAGTCCTACTGGGGAATATATTTCCTGCAATGTTAATAAGGAATAAATGCCAAAGGGAATTATTTCACATGaaaaggaaagtatttctttctgcagagggCTGCAGCAAGTGTTCCACGGTTCTTGCTCTAGAGCTGTAACTCAATTCAAGAGATCTCAGCCTGGCTGAGGTGGCATAGCTCCCGTAGTGCTGGTGGCATTTAGGTAGGAAGAGTAATTGTGGTGGGTTCATGTTACTGGGATAGACACCAACGAAACAGTACAGAGAGCTTTTAAAAGAGTAATTTAGGATAAATGAGGCAGAGAGATGCCCTGTGTGACCGCAACAGACTcgctctgctctcctggctgtACCTGCACTGCAGTA
Protein-coding regions in this window:
- the SPP2 gene encoding secreted phosphoprotein 24; amino-acid sequence: MRILIFVLTLSVFSCSGFPVYDYELPVTEEALNASIARINSQSWGTNLYGVVRSHVTRVDMWNSNAYRLELQFSIRETVCTKASGRDPFTCDFKLGPFVPTAFCRSSVEVSGELISNVIVQCHRGTSSSESMSSEEMMRVPIMNPNRRGSSRREEVFAPDAFRSRGRGGSRGDWHKPSYFSSDKIE